Proteins found in one Rhodothermales bacterium genomic segment:
- a CDS encoding methyltransferase domain-containing protein, producing MSSTELSPDPTLDRRYRKTLQFMEASLPPPARVLDLGAPNPFSAIMQERGYAVQNTEGDLDDVPEVVHGVEADAVTAFEIFEHLVAPLNVLRQITAPRLFATVPLRLWFATAYWNEEDPWDRHYHEFEPRQFDWLLEKAGWEIVRAEKWTGPVPGAIGVRPLLRRFTPRWYAVEAVRV from the coding sequence ATGAGTTCGACCGAGCTTTCACCGGACCCGACGCTGGACCGGCGCTACCGCAAGACGCTCCAGTTCATGGAGGCTTCGCTGCCGCCACCCGCGCGCGTGCTGGACCTCGGCGCGCCGAACCCGTTCTCGGCGATTATGCAGGAGCGCGGGTACGCCGTACAGAACACGGAGGGCGATCTCGACGATGTGCCGGAGGTCGTACACGGCGTTGAGGCCGACGCGGTGACGGCGTTCGAGATCTTCGAGCACCTCGTCGCGCCGCTCAATGTGCTCCGGCAAATCACGGCGCCTCGGCTGTTCGCGACGGTCCCGCTCCGGTTGTGGTTCGCGACGGCGTACTGGAACGAGGAGGACCCGTGGGACCGTCACTACCACGAGTTCGAGCCCCGACAGTTCGACTGGCTGCTGGAGAAGGCGGGGTGGGAGATCGTACGGGCCGAGAAGTGGACGGGGCCGGTGCCGGGAGCGATCGGAGTCCGGCCGCTCCTGCGCCGGTTCACGCCACGTTGGTACGCCGTCGAAGCGGTGCGGGTCTGA
- a CDS encoding glycosyltransferase family 4 protein, with protein sequence MRLLLVTYYFPPSGGAGVQRTLKWVKYLRDFGVEPVVLTVEAGAYPKTDATLARDVPPGVAVHRTRSLDPFGAYARLTGRSRQQAVAETSGHLGEGASPAERFARFVRANVFVPDARVGWVPFAVQRGLQLLRDEPFDAVLTSGPPHSVHLAGWMLRARTGLPWIADFRDPWTDINYYDELPRTAAAHALDRWLERSVLERADRVVTVSPGWRDLLLGKGSRDPSDFAVIHNGFDPADFGPADFGPAEAPPEDRFTLVYVGSLYGSRSPDALWQALATLRERGEIERLRLRLVGRIGDDVLATLRGYGLDVITEHVPYLPHDEAVREMQRATALLLTVEPYRHERGNLTGKVYEYLGAGRPVVALGPAEGDAADLLRETGAGRMLDRDDSDSVAEYLRSLYEKWECGDRLTGASPDVAAPYSRRAQAGELAALVDGMRTRGGDR encoded by the coding sequence ATGCGTCTGCTCCTCGTGACGTACTACTTCCCCCCGTCGGGTGGGGCGGGCGTGCAGCGCACGCTGAAGTGGGTGAAGTACCTCCGCGACTTCGGCGTCGAGCCCGTCGTGCTGACGGTCGAGGCCGGGGCATATCCGAAGACGGACGCGACGCTCGCGCGCGACGTGCCGCCCGGCGTCGCCGTCCACCGCACGCGCTCGCTCGACCCGTTCGGCGCCTACGCCCGGCTGACGGGCCGCTCGCGCCAGCAGGCTGTGGCCGAGACGAGCGGACACCTCGGCGAGGGCGCGAGCCCGGCCGAGCGGTTCGCCCGGTTCGTCCGAGCGAACGTGTTCGTCCCCGATGCCCGCGTCGGGTGGGTGCCGTTCGCCGTGCAGCGCGGGCTCCAACTCCTGCGCGACGAGCCCTTCGACGCCGTCCTGACCTCGGGCCCGCCGCACTCGGTCCACCTCGCGGGTTGGATGCTCCGCGCCCGCACCGGCCTCCCGTGGATCGCCGACTTCCGCGACCCGTGGACGGACATCAATTACTACGACGAGCTGCCGCGCACGGCGGCGGCTCACGCGCTCGACCGCTGGCTCGAACGGAGCGTGCTGGAGCGCGCCGACCGCGTCGTCACCGTCAGCCCCGGCTGGCGGGACCTGCTGCTCGGCAAAGGGAGCCGCGACCCGAGCGACTTCGCCGTGATCCACAACGGGTTCGACCCGGCAGACTTCGGCCCGGCGGACTTCGGACCGGCGGAGGCGCCGCCCGAGGATCGGTTCACGCTCGTCTACGTCGGCAGCCTTTACGGCTCGCGGAGCCCGGATGCACTGTGGCAGGCGCTCGCTACGCTGCGCGAACGGGGGGAGATCGAGCGGCTCCGGCTCCGGCTCGTCGGCCGGATCGGCGACGATGTGCTGGCGACGCTCCGTGGCTACGGCCTCGACGTCATCACCGAGCACGTCCCATACCTCCCGCACGACGAAGCCGTCCGCGAGATGCAGCGGGCGACGGCGCTGCTGCTCACCGTCGAGCCCTATCGGCACGAGCGGGGAAATCTGACGGGGAAGGTTTACGAGTATCTCGGCGCGGGCCGCCCGGTCGTCGCCCTCGGCCCGGCGGAGGGCGATGCCGCCGACTTGCTCCGCGAGACCGGCGCCGGCCGCATGCTCGACCGCGATGACTCCGACAGCGTGGCCGAATACCTCCGCTCATTGTATGAGAAGTGGGAGTGCGGCGACCGGCTGACGGGGGCTTCGCCGGACGTGGCAGCGCCGTACTCGCGCCGGGCGCAGGCGGGCGAGCTCGCGGCGCTCGTCGATGGGATGCGAACGAGAGGAGGGGACCGATGA
- a CDS encoding glycosyltransferase family 4 protein, with translation MSRTGRHILMVLDHPYPPDVRVENEARSLIEAGFEVSLLALAPDDRPEEDMYDGTTIFRAKLPAKARNVMRGLVSTLPLMDYYLAREIRRLYERHPFDALHMHDLYLVGAGLRAGRSLGVPVVADLHENWVEALKHYAWSNRYPGKLVVDIPRWERTERRWVHAADRLVVVIEEAEDRYAALGVPRERITVVPNTVKLDAFRGFEIDDALVERLRSPLTLVYTGGIDAHRGLESVVDAMPAILKTEPEARLVIVGEGRTRTELEAHAAALGLGDRVQFEGWQSQALLKSYIAAADVCLVPHLKTVHTDATIPHKIFHYMFMRKPVVVTNCLPLERIVQESDAGLVVPSGDAAATAEAVLRLHADPARQAEMGERGHRAVLDRYHWDATVRDLTAMYDELLPPMR, from the coding sequence ATGAGCCGCACGGGACGCCACATCCTGATGGTGCTCGACCACCCGTATCCGCCCGACGTGCGCGTCGAGAACGAGGCGCGCTCGCTCATTGAGGCCGGGTTCGAGGTCTCACTCCTCGCTCTCGCGCCCGACGACCGGCCGGAGGAGGACATGTACGACGGGACGACGATCTTCCGCGCCAAGCTTCCGGCGAAGGCGCGTAACGTGATGCGCGGGCTCGTCAGCACGCTCCCGCTGATGGATTATTACCTCGCCCGCGAGATCCGGCGCTTGTACGAGCGGCACCCGTTCGACGCGCTCCACATGCACGACCTCTACCTCGTCGGGGCCGGGCTGCGGGCGGGGCGTAGCCTCGGCGTGCCCGTCGTCGCCGACCTGCACGAGAACTGGGTGGAGGCGCTGAAGCACTACGCGTGGAGCAACCGCTACCCCGGCAAGCTCGTCGTCGACATCCCGCGGTGGGAGCGGACGGAGCGGCGCTGGGTCCACGCCGCCGACCGGCTCGTCGTCGTGATCGAGGAGGCGGAGGATCGGTACGCGGCACTCGGCGTGCCGCGCGAGCGCATCACCGTCGTGCCCAACACCGTGAAGCTCGACGCCTTCCGAGGGTTCGAGATCGACGACGCCCTCGTCGAACGCCTCCGCTCGCCGCTGACGCTCGTGTACACCGGCGGCATCGACGCGCACCGGGGGCTGGAATCCGTGGTGGACGCCATGCCGGCGATTCTGAAGACGGAGCCCGAGGCGCGGCTCGTGATCGTAGGGGAGGGGCGGACGCGGACGGAACTGGAAGCCCACGCCGCCGCGCTCGGCCTCGGCGACCGCGTGCAGTTCGAGGGGTGGCAATCGCAAGCCCTCCTCAAGAGCTACATTGCCGCCGCCGACGTGTGCCTCGTGCCCCACCTCAAAACCGTCCACACCGACGCGACGATCCCGCACAAGATCTTCCACTACATGTTCATGCGGAAGCCCGTCGTGGTGACGAACTGCCTCCCGCTCGAACGGATCGTGCAGGAATCCGACGCCGGCCTCGTCGTGCCCTCCGGCGATGCAGCAGCGACGGCCGAGGCCGTGCTCCGGCTCCACGCCGACCCCGCGCGACAGGCCGAGATGGGAGAGCGCGGCCACCGCGCCGTGCTCGACCGCTACCACTGGGACGCGACGGTGCGAGACCTGACGGCGATGTACGACGAGTTGCTGCCTCCGATGCGCTGA
- a CDS encoding polysaccharide biosynthesis C-terminal domain-containing protein, producing MASPLLRLARQSGVYALGNAAIKAGGLLLLWLYLDPALLAQAEYGRLILIETAASLAVVVAGLGLAHGLLKYATDPAFADDRDALGFTTLVVTAGLAAALWAVVALLAAPLAGVLLDDTARAPLVRLAGAYAALKVVATVPYMAMRVEERAGWYVAGLVVEFAVLVGGVYYFLAVERMGLDGVLIGYVLSAGATAVLLSVGLLARSRWQFRRGLVGPLFRFGVPLTFASLATVLLNTGDRFLLDGFVGAEAVAVYGLAQKFGGLVNMLFVQSFSMAFAVLGLKALGSLSGDGGEVGNLHRRTFRHYAVLTGWGVLGVSLLAFDVTEVVSPNPAYLDADPLVLPIALGFMAYGVYIIMMNVLYATAQTKRIAGNVLGAALLNLALNAALIPLLGAMGAALATFAAYAALAAVTTWQARRAVAITFPWSALGAAVLVVAGLWALGQPSLGWTQPVRLAWRLGLLVLYPPLVLAAGVYSRDELRIAWAAVRGYVRR from the coding sequence GTGGCTTCCCCTCTCCTCCGCCTCGCCCGACAGAGCGGCGTCTACGCCCTCGGCAACGCCGCCATCAAAGCGGGCGGGCTACTGCTGCTGTGGCTCTACCTCGACCCGGCGCTCCTCGCGCAAGCGGAGTACGGTCGGCTCATCCTGATCGAAACGGCGGCGAGCCTCGCCGTCGTCGTCGCGGGGCTGGGGTTGGCGCACGGGCTGCTGAAGTACGCCACCGACCCCGCCTTCGCCGACGATCGCGACGCCCTCGGCTTCACGACGCTGGTCGTGACGGCTGGCCTCGCCGCCGCGCTCTGGGCCGTCGTCGCGCTGCTGGCTGCGCCGCTCGCCGGGGTGCTACTCGACGACACGGCACGCGCCCCGCTTGTCCGGCTCGCCGGGGCGTATGCCGCGCTGAAAGTGGTGGCGACGGTACCGTACATGGCGATGCGGGTCGAGGAGCGCGCGGGGTGGTATGTCGCCGGGCTCGTGGTCGAGTTCGCCGTGCTCGTCGGCGGGGTGTACTACTTCCTCGCCGTCGAGCGGATGGGGCTCGACGGGGTACTCATCGGCTACGTCCTCTCGGCCGGGGCGACGGCGGTGCTGCTGAGCGTGGGGTTGCTGGCGCGGTCGCGGTGGCAGTTCCGGCGTGGGCTCGTCGGCCCGCTCTTCCGCTTCGGCGTGCCGCTCACGTTCGCGAGCCTCGCGACGGTCCTCCTCAACACGGGCGATCGGTTCCTGCTCGACGGGTTCGTCGGGGCGGAGGCCGTTGCCGTCTACGGGCTCGCGCAGAAGTTCGGCGGGCTCGTCAACATGCTCTTCGTGCAGAGCTTCAGCATGGCCTTCGCCGTGCTCGGTCTGAAGGCGCTCGGCAGCCTGTCCGGCGACGGGGGCGAGGTCGGGAATCTCCACCGGCGAACGTTTCGCCACTACGCCGTGCTGACGGGGTGGGGCGTGCTCGGCGTGTCGCTGCTCGCCTTCGACGTGACGGAGGTCGTCTCCCCGAACCCGGCCTACCTCGACGCTGACCCGCTCGTCCTCCCGATCGCGCTCGGGTTCATGGCCTACGGCGTGTACATCATCATGATGAACGTGCTCTACGCCACGGCACAGACGAAGCGTATCGCGGGGAACGTGCTCGGCGCGGCGCTCCTCAACCTCGCGCTCAACGCGGCGCTGATTCCGCTCTTGGGCGCGATGGGCGCGGCGCTCGCGACGTTCGCGGCGTACGCCGCGCTCGCGGCGGTGACGACGTGGCAGGCGCGCCGGGCGGTCGCGATCACGTTTCCGTGGAGCGCCCTCGGCGCGGCCGTGCTCGTCGTCGCGGGGCTGTGGGCACTGGGGCAGCCGTCGCTCGGGTGGACGCAGCCGGTGCGGCTCGCGTGGCGGCTCGGGTTGCTCGTGCTCTATCCGCCGCTCGTCCTCGCAGCGGGCGTGTACTCGCGGGACGAACTGCGCATCGCGTGGGCGGCGGTCCGCGGGTACGTCCGACGGTGA
- the eutM gene encoding ethanolamine utilization microcompartment protein EutM — MADELGAALGMVETRGLVGAIEAADAMVKAARVTLIGKEKIGGGFVTVMVRGDVGAVKAATDAGAAAAERVGELVSVHVIPRPHSDVELILPDGNAG, encoded by the coding sequence ATGGCAGACGAACTTGGAGCCGCCCTCGGCATGGTCGAAACGCGCGGGCTCGTTGGCGCAATCGAAGCCGCCGACGCAATGGTCAAAGCCGCGCGCGTTACGCTCATCGGTAAAGAGAAGATCGGGGGTGGCTTCGTCACCGTCATGGTCCGCGGCGACGTGGGCGCCGTGAAGGCGGCGACCGACGCCGGAGCCGCCGCCGCCGAGCGCGTCGGCGAGCTCGTGAGCGTGCACGTCATCCCGCGCCCGCACTCGGACGTGGAGCTGATCCTCCCCGACGGCAACGCCGGCTGA
- a CDS encoding DUF4230 domain-containing protein, with protein sequence MTSVRRRALFFALGLAALAVVAVLLWLARPRWSVERVRDTVVTTIQSEAPASDLVTGRVGISARREVRDLGRFSWLPAWLDLPGVNFLDAEARVEVVGEALYGFDVNELTAEMIEVYPDGLVEVTLPPLRVIAVETDLGQLRVESQEGVLRGGAGRRLEGEALRDVQDLLRQQAERHLETTVQPAINTAAALQAMLTPPLRAAGLETPRFRFHVGPDLTLEPPVE encoded by the coding sequence ATGACTTCTGTCCGCCGCCGCGCCCTGTTCTTCGCCCTCGGCCTCGCCGCCCTCGCGGTGGTCGCCGTCCTGCTCTGGCTGGCCCGGCCGCGCTGGAGCGTCGAGCGCGTCCGCGACACCGTCGTCACGACGATCCAGTCGGAGGCGCCGGCGTCGGACCTCGTCACGGGGCGCGTCGGGATCTCGGCGCGGCGGGAGGTGCGGGACCTCGGGCGGTTCTCGTGGTTGCCGGCGTGGCTCGACCTCCCCGGCGTGAACTTCCTCGACGCCGAGGCCCGCGTCGAGGTCGTGGGGGAGGCGCTCTACGGGTTCGACGTGAACGAACTCACGGCGGAGATGATTGAGGTCTACCCGGACGGGCTCGTGGAGGTGACGCTGCCGCCGCTGCGCGTGATCGCCGTCGAGACCGACCTCGGCCAGCTCCGCGTGGAGAGTCAGGAGGGCGTGCTTCGAGGCGGGGCCGGACGGCGGCTCGAAGGCGAGGCGCTGCGCGACGTGCAGGACCTCCTCCGGCAACAGGCCGAGCGCCACCTCGAAACGACGGTGCAGCCGGCCATTAACACGGCGGCGGCGTTGCAAGCGATGCTCACGCCTCCGCTCCGCGCTGCCGGGCTGGAGACGCCCCGCTTCCGCTTCCACGTCGGGCCGGACCTGACGCTGGAGCCGCCCGTCGAGTAG
- a CDS encoding LemA family protein, with amino-acid sequence MGTLILLGIIILIAVFAVGIYNKLVTQRNRYKNAFAQIDVQLKRRYDLIPNLVETSKGYLKHERETLEAVIAARNAAASAEARASADPGSPGAMQALAGAEAALGGALGRFFALAEAYPDLKGDRTMTQLMEELTSTENRIAFARQAYNDAVMTYNTARETFPAVVVAGPLGFQNAEPFEVDSYEEREAPKVSFS; translated from the coding sequence ATGGGCACGCTCATCCTGCTCGGTATCATCATCCTGATCGCCGTGTTTGCGGTCGGGATCTACAACAAGCTGGTCACCCAGCGCAACCGCTACAAGAACGCGTTCGCGCAGATCGACGTGCAGCTCAAGCGGCGCTACGACCTGATCCCGAACCTCGTCGAGACGTCGAAGGGCTACCTCAAGCACGAGCGCGAGACGCTGGAGGCGGTGATCGCGGCGCGCAACGCGGCGGCGAGCGCGGAAGCCCGCGCCTCGGCCGACCCCGGCAGTCCGGGCGCGATGCAGGCCCTTGCCGGGGCGGAAGCGGCCCTCGGCGGCGCGCTCGGCCGGTTCTTCGCCCTCGCCGAAGCCTATCCCGACCTGAAAGGGGACCGGACGATGACGCAGCTCATGGAGGAGCTGACCTCGACGGAGAACCGGATCGCCTTCGCCCGGCAGGCCTACAACGACGCCGTGATGACGTACAACACGGCGCGCGAGACCTTCCCGGCCGTCGTCGTCGCCGGCCCGCTCGGGTTTCAGAACGCCGAGCCGTTCGAGGTCGATTCGTACGAGGAGCGCGAGGCACCGAAGGTGTCGTTCTCTTAA
- a CDS encoding M48 family metallopeptidase, with the protein MNFFEQQEQAKRRTGWLVALFAIAVALIVATVYFAAVLALRGPDAATMPATFDWWEPGLLALVAAGVLATVGVASGVRTLMLRSGGPAVAEMMGGRVVSPETSDPDERRLHNVVEEMALASGVPVPVVYVLPDEPAINAFAAGYSIDDAVVAVTDGALHALTRDELQGVIAHEFSHLLNRDSRLNIRLTGLIFGILALGIAGRLLLRSSFYARGGKKNQGALVMLAVGLALFLAGYLGVVFGRIIRAAVSRQREVLADAAAVQFTRNPVGLAGALKKIGAAGSTIQNGSAEEISHFFFANGMRRGLVGRLWATHPPLTERIRRLDPSFEGDFSAYEASTERSAADEERALGLAPAVPAGPPPVERGSAPPPVQTDRSPSPAVGAAVLDEIPAALREAVGSTFSAVATVYALMLDPEPAIRAQQEEILTEALAPPLRAEVLRLQPLVAGLSPEARLPLVDVAAPVLRQLSAPQARTFSRVLAALARIDGQLSIFEFALETIVQHRLAALLGTARSRTNAGVEDVISDAIVLLSALAHVGTPTTAEMQAAFRAGLSALTASDYRPVACTAKDLDGVLDRIGAAGLVARTQVVAACVQTVLHDRAVTQEEGQLLRAVAIALEAPLPPFLPKLDALSLAR; encoded by the coding sequence ATGAACTTCTTCGAGCAGCAGGAGCAGGCGAAGCGCCGGACGGGGTGGCTCGTGGCCCTCTTCGCGATCGCCGTGGCGCTGATCGTCGCGACGGTCTACTTCGCGGCCGTCCTCGCGCTCCGCGGGCCCGACGCCGCGACGATGCCGGCCACCTTCGACTGGTGGGAGCCGGGGCTGCTCGCGCTCGTCGCCGCCGGCGTGCTCGCGACGGTGGGGGTCGCGAGCGGCGTGCGGACGCTCATGCTCCGCAGCGGCGGCCCGGCCGTCGCCGAGATGATGGGCGGGCGCGTGGTGTCGCCGGAGACCTCAGACCCCGACGAGCGGCGGCTCCACAACGTTGTCGAGGAGATGGCGCTGGCGTCGGGCGTGCCAGTACCGGTCGTCTACGTCCTCCCGGACGAGCCGGCCATCAACGCCTTCGCCGCCGGCTACTCCATCGACGACGCCGTCGTGGCCGTCACCGACGGCGCGCTCCACGCCCTCACGCGGGATGAACTGCAGGGCGTCATCGCGCACGAGTTCAGCCACCTGCTCAACCGCGACAGCCGGCTCAACATTCGGCTGACCGGGCTGATCTTTGGCATTCTCGCGCTCGGGATCGCGGGGCGGCTGCTGCTGCGGAGCAGCTTCTATGCCCGTGGAGGGAAGAAGAATCAGGGGGCCCTCGTGATGCTCGCCGTCGGGCTCGCGCTGTTCCTGGCCGGGTACCTCGGCGTCGTCTTCGGGCGGATCATCCGCGCCGCCGTGTCGCGCCAGCGCGAGGTGCTTGCCGACGCCGCCGCCGTCCAGTTCACGCGCAACCCGGTCGGGCTAGCCGGCGCGCTTAAAAAGATTGGGGCCGCCGGTTCGACGATCCAGAACGGGTCGGCCGAGGAGATCAGCCACTTCTTCTTCGCGAACGGGATGCGGCGCGGCCTCGTGGGAAGATTGTGGGCGACGCACCCGCCGCTCACCGAGCGCATCCGCCGGCTCGACCCTTCGTTCGAGGGGGACTTCAGCGCGTACGAGGCCTCGACCGAGCGCTCGGCGGCGGACGAGGAGCGCGCGCTCGGGCTCGCCCCCGCGGTGCCTGCCGGCCCTCCGCCCGTCGAGCGCGGGAGCGCGCCGCCGCCGGTGCAGACAGACCGAAGCCCGTCGCCGGCCGTCGGCGCCGCCGTGCTCGACGAGATCCCGGCCGCGCTGCGCGAAGCGGTGGGCTCGACATTCAGCGCGGTCGCGACGGTCTACGCGCTGATGCTCGACCCGGAGCCAGCGATCCGCGCGCAACAAGAGGAGATCCTGACCGAGGCGCTCGCACCGCCGCTCCGTGCCGAAGTGCTGCGCCTGCAGCCGCTTGTGGCGGGGCTCTCGCCCGAAGCGCGGCTGCCGCTCGTCGACGTGGCCGCGCCCGTGCTCCGCCAGCTCTCGGCCCCGCAGGCACGGACATTCTCCCGCGTGCTCGCCGCCCTCGCTCGCATCGACGGCCAGCTTTCCATCTTCGAATTCGCCCTCGAAACGATCGTGCAGCACCGGCTCGCCGCCCTCCTCGGCACGGCGCGCTCGCGGACGAACGCCGGGGTCGAGGACGTGATCTCGGACGCCATCGTGCTGCTCTCGGCCCTCGCCCACGTCGGCACGCCGACGACGGCGGAGATGCAGGCCGCCTTCCGCGCCGGCCTGAGCGCGCTTACCGCCTCGGACTACCGACCGGTGGCGTGCACGGCCAAAGACCTCGACGGCGTGCTGGACCGGATCGGGGCGGCCGGGCTCGTCGCGCGCACGCAAGTCGTGGCGGCGTGCGTGCAGACCGTGCTCCACGACCGCGCCGTGACGCAGGAAGAAGGGCAGCTCCTGCGGGCCGTCGCGATCGCGCTCGAAGCCCCGCTCCCGCCCTTCCTTCCAAAGCTCGACGCCCTCTCCCTCGCGCGATAA
- a CDS encoding SpoIIE family protein phosphatase, giving the protein MARHSVLIVEDNHTLRRLLEYRLGKHYDVRAAQHGEEAVEMVEEAIPDLIVSDIMMPRMDGFALLAVLRQDERTRTIPFIFLTAKTDDPSRSKGLGQGVDDYITKPFDIDFLLTRIERILERAEVYQNKLNARIGRDFSDRLMPKTMPKEPGYRALFFSQPKEDGGGDLFDWKEIRPGSYLFTVGDIMGKGLQAKFYAFSFLSYIRSTVHAMLEQTDSPAALLRRVNEMLIRDEVLEETFASLLIMRWEPATNTVTYANAGHCRPILVTPTRTGVVEHSDMILGLDAAEKYQDRSIQLPPGSALVAYTDGLIEQVAKTGEQFGEIGVAAAAAEARGTPQPMHGMLKELLRRSIEPRFGDDILVFWLERQAVEDEAGAEASPAPDPREASSTV; this is encoded by the coding sequence ATGGCTCGACATTCCGTTCTAATCGTCGAAGACAACCACACGCTCCGGCGCCTCCTGGAGTACCGGCTCGGCAAGCACTACGACGTGCGGGCTGCTCAGCACGGGGAGGAGGCCGTCGAGATGGTGGAAGAGGCCATCCCGGACCTCATCGTCTCCGACATCATGATGCCCCGGATGGACGGGTTCGCCCTCCTCGCCGTGCTCCGGCAGGACGAGCGCACGCGGACGATCCCCTTCATCTTCCTCACCGCGAAGACCGACGACCCGAGCCGCTCCAAAGGCCTCGGCCAGGGTGTGGACGACTACATCACGAAGCCGTTCGACATCGACTTCCTCCTGACGCGGATCGAGCGCATCCTCGAGCGGGCCGAGGTCTACCAGAACAAGCTCAACGCCCGTATCGGCCGGGACTTCTCGGACCGGCTCATGCCGAAGACGATGCCGAAGGAGCCCGGCTACCGCGCCCTCTTCTTCAGCCAGCCGAAGGAGGACGGCGGCGGCGACCTCTTCGACTGGAAGGAGATCCGCCCCGGCTCGTACCTCTTCACCGTGGGCGACATCATGGGCAAGGGGCTCCAGGCGAAGTTCTACGCCTTCTCGTTCCTCTCGTACATCCGCTCCACGGTCCACGCCATGCTGGAGCAGACGGACTCCCCCGCCGCCCTGCTCCGCCGCGTCAACGAGATGCTCATCCGGGACGAGGTGCTGGAGGAGACGTTCGCCTCCCTCCTCATCATGCGCTGGGAGCCCGCCACGAACACCGTCACCTACGCCAACGCCGGGCACTGCCGCCCCATCCTCGTCACCCCCACGCGGACCGGCGTCGTCGAGCACTCGGACATGATTCTCGGGCTCGACGCGGCGGAGAAATACCAGGACCGCAGCATCCAGCTCCCTCCCGGCAGCGCCCTCGTCGCCTACACCGACGGGCTGATCGAGCAGGTCGCGAAGACCGGCGAGCAGTTCGGCGAGATCGGCGTGGCGGCGGCGGCGGCCGAGGCGCGCGGCACCCCGCAGCCGATGCACGGCATGCTGAAAGAGCTGCTCCGGCGCAGCATCGAGCCCCGCTTCGGCGACGACATCCTCGTCTTCTGGCTCGAACGGCAGGCCGTAGAGGACGAGGCCGGCGCCGAGGCCTCCCCTGCCCCCGACCCGCGCGAGGCCTCGTCGACGGTCTGA
- a CDS encoding ATP-binding protein: protein MPKPIQFRNLGTVVDELHGLFEEWEHSEAALLPLDEFSVQVMKLAVHEWVANLVQHADFGDQSPLIQVAIQPGEQRVHCVIEDNSLGFDFDLQLVEQRESVEAPVPPDRGRGLLMMIACTEDLRYHQAMVDAQAGRQRYRLEFSISALRKPWLDIPF, encoded by the coding sequence ATGCCCAAACCGATCCAGTTTCGGAACCTCGGCACCGTGGTCGATGAACTCCACGGGCTCTTCGAGGAGTGGGAGCACAGCGAGGCCGCGCTCCTGCCGCTGGACGAGTTCAGCGTGCAGGTGATGAAGCTCGCCGTGCACGAGTGGGTAGCGAACCTCGTCCAGCACGCCGACTTCGGCGATCAGTCCCCGCTGATCCAAGTCGCGATCCAGCCGGGCGAGCAGCGGGTTCACTGCGTGATCGAGGACAACTCCTTGGGGTTCGACTTCGACCTCCAACTCGTTGAGCAACGGGAGTCGGTGGAAGCGCCCGTCCCCCCCGACCGCGGGCGCGGCCTCTTGATGATGATCGCCTGTACCGAAGACCTCCGCTACCACCAGGCCATGGTGGATGCGCAGGCGGGCAGGCAGCGCTACCGCCTCGAATTCTCGATTTCCGCCCTTAGAAAGCCATGGCTCGACATTCCGTTCTAA
- a CDS encoding STAS domain-containing protein — MSITIQNVTADIAVVCIGKALDFRNAADFKTACQNRIQEGVRNFVLDFSGTGILDSTGLGAIFSLYRQITPLGGQVVFAAVSRPVQVVVQLTRTYKVFRQYPSVTAAHEQLLSRSASNGSRAGAA, encoded by the coding sequence ATGAGCATTACCATACAAAACGTCACGGCCGACATCGCCGTGGTCTGCATCGGGAAAGCCCTAGACTTCCGCAATGCAGCCGACTTCAAAACTGCCTGCCAGAACCGCATCCAAGAGGGGGTCCGCAACTTCGTGCTCGACTTCTCCGGCACGGGGATCCTGGACTCCACAGGGCTCGGGGCTATCTTCTCGCTCTACCGCCAGATCACCCCGCTCGGAGGCCAGGTGGTCTTCGCCGCCGTCAGCCGTCCGGTGCAAGTCGTCGTCCAGTTGACGCGGACGTACAAGGTCTTCCGGCAGTACCCGTCGGTCACGGCCGCCCACGAGCAACTCCTCTCCCGATCTGCCTCTAACGGAAGCCGAGCCGGTGCTGCGTAA